In Candidatus Desulfatibia profunda, the sequence CATTCCCCAAGTTTTTGAATTCTCCAATTTTCGGGCAAATTTCCATTATAAACCTGATTAGTCAGCTTGCCTTCAAAGGCATATTTCAGCACGGCCTGGCGATAGGTTTTTAACTGTTCCCGGGCTTTTTTCAGGTTTTCGATGCCGTTGTCGAGTTCGGAAAAGAGTTCCTCGATTTTGGCGACGATGCGGTGTTGTTCGGGGAGGGCGGGGATAGTAATTGATATGAGTTTGAGATCTTTTACTCCAGTAATATTTTTCATCGCTGACCCTCGTGTTTCAACGAGAATCAATTTTTGGAACATTTCTGAACGAAAAAGATAAAGGAAAAATTTATGTGAAATTAATCTTTCGTCAATTCTGATTCTCAATAATGCTTGATTAATGATTCCTGGCTTAGAATTATCAGGCAGCATTAAAATCCGACCTATAGTACCTGAGCAACTTACAATAAAATCTCTCGGCTTAATTTTAAATGCAGCAAGTTCATCATATTTAGCTTTATCTATATAATATTCACCCCTAAAAGGATCATCATAAATGGCATTTTTTTGTTCATATACCTTAAATCCATCGGAAACAAAAAATCCTTTTTTTATTGCACTGCCAAAAGGACCTCGCTTAAATGAATCTACAATGTCTTGGAACTCCGCTTTTGCCCACCCCAAAGGTAATTCATTGGATAATTGTTCTACCATTTTCTACGCCGCCAACGCCGCATTCATTTCATCAATAATCCGATCCATATCATCGCCGAACAACTGAACCATCTTTCCGATGCCGCCCTTGCCGTCAAAGGGGGCATAATCCAGATCGTCTTTTTCAATATGCACGGAACTGATGATGTGATCCTTGATCATGCGCAGCCATGCCATCTGTTCCTCGGTGAATTTCAGCGGACCGGCCTGTTTGTCAAACACCCATTTCTGGAAGTTGCGGTTGACCGTCTGTTCAAAAGAGGTCAGGGTGTCATCAATCCCGGTGATGCGCCTGATCAGGGAAACCAAGGCGGTGAGTTCGTTTTTCGGGGATTTGCCGTTGACCTTTTCCACCTGCTCGTATGCCTGCCAGACCCGCGCCGGGGCAAGCCGGGGCTTGTTTTGTTTCAAAGTGTCGAGCACTGCTTTGATCATGTCATAGGTGATATTTCTGCGGTTGTACGGCTGGTTGTAGAAAATGGAAAGGGCCGCGATTTCATCCTTGTGGGCTTCCATAAAGGTTTTAAAATCCATGATGGTATCTTCCGCTTTTACCCTGGCCAGCTTGTCCCATCCGGCAAATTGCAACTCGTCGAGGTTGATGTCGTCGATAATCTGCTCGTGGGATTTGCGGACGTTTTCAATAAATTCGTTCAATTCACCGCTAAATGTGTCTCTGGCGCGGTTGATCAATTCTTTTTGGGCAGCCTGCTTTTGATCTTCATCCGGCTCCGTATCCGGGGCCAGGTTAAACCTTTCTGTTGCGGTTTCAACGATTTTATCCGGATCATAGGCGTCCAGCAGTTCATGAACCAGTTTATTGATGGTCTTTCCGCCGGACATTTGTCTGAATTTTTTCCGTTCATCTTCCGTGATCTGCTTTTCCAGCCGGGCCAGGCGGCCTGCCAGCGACGTATAGATGTCTTCATCGGTCTGCCCCATCAACACCGCCTGGAGGAGATCTTTTAAGGGAACCGATTTTTTCCGTTCAAGGGGCCGGCTGTCGGTTTTGACGGACCTGCTGACTCCCACGGCATCAACGATAACAAACCCGGTTTTACTGGTATGAACCGAAGGGGTAACTTTTTTCAGATCATCATATCCCAGGGTGCGGGTCCCCCTGCCTTTCATCTGTTCAAAATAGTTCCTGGATCGGACATCCCGCATGAAAACCAGACATTCCAGGGGCTTGACATCCGTGCCGGTGGCAATCATGTCAACGGTTACGGCAATCCTTGGGTAATAATCATTGCGAAAAGACGCCAGCACGGATTTCGGGTCCTCGTCCGCTTTGTAGGTGATTTTTTTGCAAAACGCATTTCCCTCGGCAAAATCTACGCGCACGATGTTGATGATATCATCGGCGTGGCTGTCGGTCTTTGCAAAAATGAGCGTTTTGGGAATTTCCTCACGTCCGGGAAACATTTCCGGCAGCTTAACCCGAAAGGCTTTGATCACATTTCTGATCTGGCTAGGGTTGACCACATCCCGGTCAAGATCATTTCCGCTGTAAATTATTTCCTCATCGAGTTGCTCCCACCGCTTTTGACGGGTCAGTCGATCCCGTTTATCCACCCATTGCTCGGCGACCAGTTTGCTGCCGTCTTTGGTAATCCTGGTTTCAATCAGATAGGTGTCAAATCCGACATTGACCCCGTCGGCCACTGCTTCTTCATGCCGGTATTCGCTGACCACGTTTTCATTGAAAAAGCCGAATGTCCGCTTGTCCGGGGTTGCGGTCAATCCGATGTAAAAGGAGTCAAAATAATCCAGTACCTGCTTCCACAGGTTGTAGATGGAGCGATGACATTCATCGATCACGATAAAATCAAAAAATTCGGGCGGGACGTTTTGATTGTATTCAACTTCCCGGGGCCGCCCTATCTCCACGTATTCATGGGGATTGATCTGTTCTGCGGTTTCATCGAGTTCTTCCCCCTTGAGGATGGAATACATCCGCTGGATGGTGCTGATGCACACCTGGCTGTCCGGCGG encodes:
- a CDS encoding DEAD/DEAH box helicase family protein; its protein translation is MNKTPEQKARDNIDRMLERSGWAVVDKNAINWSLGPGVAVREYQTDVGPADYVLFVDREPIGVIEAKKEEEGHRLSVHEQQAEYYAQSKLKWFADSRPLPFVYESTGILTRYTDLRDPKPRARPVFSFHHPKTLKDRIKQKTSLRQRLHQFPDLAVEGLWGCQIRAITNLEKSFRENRPRALIQMATGSGKTFTAITAIYRLLKFADAKRVLFLVDTKNLGEQAEQEFMGYTPSDDNRKFTELYSVCRLNSKYVPPDSQVCISTIQRMYSILKGEELDETAEQINPHEYVEIGRPREVEYNQNVPPEFFDFIVIDECHRSIYNLWKQVLDYFDSFYIGLTATPDKRTFGFFNENVVSEYRHEEAVADGVNVGFDTYLIETRITKDGSKLVAEQWVDKRDRLTRQKRWEQLDEEIIYSGNDLDRDVVNPSQIRNVIKAFRVKLPEMFPGREEIPKTLIFAKTDSHADDIINIVRVDFAEGNAFCKKITYKADEDPKSVLASFRNDYYPRIAVTVDMIATGTDVKPLECLVFMRDVRSRNYFEQMKGRGTRTLGYDDLKKVTPSVHTSKTGFVIVDAVGVSRSVKTDSRPLERKKSVPLKDLLQAVLMGQTDEDIYTSLAGRLARLEKQITEDERKKFRQMSGGKTINKLVHELLDAYDPDKIVETATERFNLAPDTEPDEDQKQAAQKELINRARDTFSGELNEFIENVRKSHEQIIDDINLDELQFAGWDKLARVKAEDTIMDFKTFMEAHKDEIAALSIFYNQPYNRRNITYDMIKAVLDTLKQNKPRLAPARVWQAYEQVEKVNGKSPKNELTALVSLIRRITGIDDTLTSFEQTVNRNFQKWVFDKQAGPLKFTEEQMAWLRMIKDHIISSVHIEKDDLDYAPFDGKGGIGKMVQLFGDDMDRIIDEMNAALAA